A region from the Paenarthrobacter aurescens genome encodes:
- a CDS encoding glycosyltransferase family 87 protein produces MQETKPHRLQNRARFVVPSRSDSLLRNFTELVGGPLGKHSSPGEMRSGPFTVERVLIILTVFAALLAVLAKDYCRVRGWETPGQFYATCYSDFPELFRNRGLGEGIFPFFSQGSLFEYPVLIGVIAGITALLVPGQGAGSERVLGYFDVNATLIVAVWIVTVLLTARINKHRPWDAAMVAVAPGIILAGFINWDMWAVALLALAMYFFSRDKLVLAGVFIGLGAATKMYPVLILGAIVVLALRTGKLRAFFITAGTALVSWLAVNLPIAALNPSGWRYFFEFSQNRPAGYSSPWFAYNLVADRVRWMQLDGATINTLALVLFVLACVLVGALALCAPRRPRLAQLLFLIVAAFILTNKVYSPQFVIWLIPLLALARPRWRDFLIWQAAEGLHWAAVWMYLGQTTSGGSVQHNIDMSYYVLAVGLHMVATAYLMARVVMDIWDPAQDPLRAHGGDDPHGGPFNAARDWLRFDVFHPSRSVLPWRPRATVETTEAKAPQRTEVNSDG; encoded by the coding sequence ATGCAGGAGACGAAGCCTCACCGGCTGCAAAACCGTGCCCGCTTTGTGGTTCCGAGCCGCAGTGATTCCCTGCTTCGCAATTTCACGGAGCTTGTGGGCGGTCCGTTGGGCAAACACTCCTCGCCGGGTGAGATGAGATCAGGTCCTTTCACCGTTGAACGTGTCCTGATCATCCTCACCGTCTTCGCCGCGCTACTGGCCGTGCTGGCCAAGGATTACTGCCGTGTTCGCGGTTGGGAAACTCCCGGTCAGTTCTATGCCACCTGCTACTCGGACTTTCCTGAGCTATTCCGGAACCGGGGCTTGGGCGAGGGCATCTTTCCCTTCTTCAGCCAAGGCAGCCTGTTCGAGTATCCGGTGCTCATAGGCGTCATTGCAGGGATTACGGCTTTGCTGGTACCGGGGCAGGGCGCAGGAAGCGAACGCGTACTGGGTTACTTTGACGTCAATGCCACACTGATCGTCGCAGTATGGATCGTCACGGTGCTCCTGACCGCAAGGATCAACAAGCACCGCCCATGGGATGCCGCCATGGTGGCCGTGGCTCCCGGGATCATCCTTGCGGGCTTTATCAACTGGGACATGTGGGCCGTGGCGTTGCTGGCCCTGGCCATGTATTTCTTCTCCCGGGACAAGCTGGTCCTGGCCGGAGTATTCATTGGGCTGGGAGCCGCCACCAAGATGTACCCCGTCCTGATTTTGGGTGCCATAGTGGTCCTGGCGCTGCGCACCGGAAAGCTGCGCGCGTTCTTCATTACCGCCGGTACAGCATTGGTGTCCTGGCTGGCCGTGAATCTGCCCATCGCAGCACTGAACCCATCAGGCTGGCGCTACTTCTTCGAGTTCAGCCAAAATCGCCCTGCCGGGTACAGCTCACCCTGGTTTGCCTACAACCTTGTGGCGGACAGGGTTCGTTGGATGCAGCTTGATGGAGCAACCATCAACACTCTGGCCCTGGTTCTCTTCGTCCTGGCGTGCGTGCTGGTTGGCGCCTTGGCCCTGTGTGCCCCACGACGACCCCGCCTGGCACAACTTTTGTTCCTCATAGTTGCCGCATTCATCCTGACCAACAAGGTCTACTCCCCGCAGTTCGTCATTTGGCTCATACCGCTCCTTGCCCTGGCCAGACCCCGCTGGCGGGACTTCCTCATCTGGCAAGCGGCTGAAGGTCTGCACTGGGCAGCGGTGTGGATGTACCTGGGCCAAACCACCAGCGGCGGCTCCGTCCAGCACAACATCGATATGTCGTACTACGTGCTGGCCGTGGGGTTGCACATGGTGGCAACGGCCTATCTCATGGCACGGGTGGTTATGGACATATGGGATCCCGCCCAGGACCCACTCCGCGCGCATGGCGGGGATGATCCTCACGGCGGTCCGTTCAACGCCGCACGGGACTGGCTGCGATTCGACGTATTCCATCCTTCACGGTCAGTGCTGCCCTGGCGTCCCCGGGCTACGGTGGAGACTACCGAAGCGAAAGCACCCCAGCGTACGGAGGTAAACAGCGATGGTTGA
- a CDS encoding CCA tRNA nucleotidyltransferase yields MAHVLDSSSVNFTIDPVVLDLGQRFVDAGFELSLVGGPVRDLFLGRTSPDLDFTTDATPDQTIGVIRKWADNFWEIGRAFGTIGMKKSGFQIEITTYRAEAYDPDSRKPVVAFGNSLTDDLLRRDFTINAMALRLPSLELVDPFGGVRDLHASELATPGAPEASFSDDPLRMMRAARFASQLGVSVHDDVRLAMSQMADRIKIISAERVREELVKLINGAHPRVGIDLLVDTGLAEFVLPEVSALRLEADEHHRHKDVYQHSLQVLEQAAALETGPDGAVPGPDFVLRFAALMHDVGKPATRRFEPGGAVSFRHHDVVGAKLTAKRMKALRFDNESIKAVSRLVELHMRFYGYGDAGWSDSAVRRYVTDAGPLLERLHRLTRSDVTTRNQRKADRLSFAYDDLENRISALLEQESLAAVRPDLDGAQIMALLGLKPGPVVGRAYKFLLEERMEHGPLSPEEAEQKLLAWWEAQPESAVVVEPLTETEEPS; encoded by the coding sequence TCCGGTGGTGCTCGACCTCGGGCAGCGCTTTGTTGATGCCGGCTTCGAGCTGTCCCTTGTGGGCGGGCCTGTACGGGACCTCTTCCTGGGGAGGACATCCCCGGACCTGGATTTCACCACTGACGCCACGCCCGACCAAACCATTGGCGTCATCAGGAAGTGGGCGGACAACTTCTGGGAAATCGGCCGCGCATTCGGCACCATCGGGATGAAGAAGAGTGGGTTCCAGATTGAAATCACCACGTATCGCGCGGAGGCCTACGACCCCGACTCGCGCAAGCCCGTGGTGGCTTTCGGCAACTCCCTGACGGACGATCTCCTGCGCCGCGACTTCACTATCAATGCCATGGCGCTGCGGCTGCCCAGCCTTGAACTCGTGGATCCGTTCGGCGGCGTGCGCGACCTCCACGCTTCGGAGCTCGCCACGCCGGGTGCCCCGGAGGCATCCTTCTCCGACGATCCCCTGCGCATGATGCGCGCGGCCAGATTCGCTTCCCAGTTGGGCGTGTCGGTTCACGACGACGTCCGGCTCGCGATGTCGCAGATGGCTGACCGCATCAAGATCATTTCCGCGGAGCGCGTCCGGGAGGAACTGGTCAAGCTCATCAACGGAGCGCACCCGCGCGTCGGCATCGATCTCCTGGTGGACACGGGCCTGGCCGAATTCGTGCTCCCCGAAGTCTCCGCACTGCGTCTCGAAGCCGATGAGCACCACCGGCACAAGGACGTCTACCAGCACTCACTGCAGGTGCTGGAACAGGCCGCTGCTCTGGAGACAGGCCCTGACGGTGCCGTGCCGGGCCCCGACTTTGTGTTGCGGTTCGCCGCGTTGATGCACGACGTCGGCAAGCCGGCTACGCGCCGTTTTGAACCGGGCGGCGCGGTGAGCTTCCGACACCACGATGTTGTAGGTGCAAAACTGACGGCCAAGCGGATGAAGGCACTGCGGTTCGACAATGAGTCGATCAAAGCAGTCTCCCGGCTGGTTGAACTGCACATGCGGTTCTACGGCTACGGTGATGCCGGTTGGAGTGATTCCGCAGTCCGCCGCTATGTCACCGACGCCGGCCCCCTCTTGGAGCGACTGCACCGCCTCACACGCTCCGATGTCACCACACGTAACCAGCGCAAGGCCGACCGTCTGTCCTTCGCCTACGATGACCTTGAGAATCGCATCTCGGCGCTTCTGGAACAGGAATCATTGGCTGCCGTCCGCCCAGACCTTGACGGCGCCCAGATCATGGCACTCCTGGGACTCAAGCCTGGCCCGGTGGTGGGGCGGGCCTACAAATTCCTTCTGGAAGAACGCATGGAACACGGACCCCTGTCCCCCGAAGAAGCCGAGCAGAAACTCTTGGCGTGGTGGGAAGCGCAACCCGAGTCCGCCGTCGTCGTTGAGCCATTGACCGAAACTGAGGAGCCTTCATGA
- a CDS encoding phytoene desaturase family protein: protein MVDVAVVGAGPNGLAAAVVMARAGLSVRLYEAGEAIGGGSRTSELIEPGYLYDVCSAVHPMAVASPFFRAFELSQRVDLRVPEVQHGTPLDSGGAALAYQSLDRTVEELGVDGPAYRRLLQPLLQRVDGVVDFTSNQLLRVPKDPLAAVRFGLATLDQGTPLWMRRFREDAAPALLTGVMSHALGSQPSLSSTGAGLLLSVLAHAGGWVIPVGGSMSIAKAMADDLTAHGGTIQVGERVNSLDQVRPAKAILLDVAPPTLARLGGSEVPDRYRKALEAFRFGNAACKVDFILSGPVPWRDPGLAKAGTVHVGGSRLAMAESENLVDMGKHPREPYVLVSQPSVVDPSRAPEGRHVLWTYCHVPANSSVDMAEAVMARIERYAPGFRDLVVASKTTTAAELSAYNENYVGGDFSAGLLDLRGLVQRPVVSNVPWRTPMPGVYLCSSSTPPGPGVTGMPGYHAARYALKDIFKMRVPGLGVGL, encoded by the coding sequence ATGGTTGATGTCGCCGTCGTCGGCGCCGGTCCCAACGGGCTGGCCGCTGCAGTGGTTATGGCCCGCGCAGGCCTGAGTGTCCGCCTGTATGAGGCAGGCGAGGCGATCGGCGGTGGTTCCCGGACCAGCGAGTTGATTGAACCCGGCTACCTTTACGATGTTTGCTCGGCAGTGCACCCCATGGCTGTGGCGTCCCCCTTCTTCCGCGCTTTTGAGTTGTCACAGCGCGTGGACCTGCGGGTGCCCGAAGTCCAGCACGGTACCCCGTTGGACAGTGGAGGCGCGGCCCTGGCCTACCAATCCCTGGACCGGACGGTGGAGGAGCTGGGAGTGGATGGGCCGGCTTACCGTCGGCTGCTCCAACCTTTGCTGCAGCGGGTGGATGGGGTGGTGGACTTTACGTCCAACCAACTCCTGCGCGTTCCGAAGGATCCTCTGGCCGCTGTCAGGTTTGGTCTGGCCACCCTGGATCAAGGGACCCCGCTGTGGATGCGACGATTCCGCGAAGACGCGGCGCCCGCGCTCTTGACGGGTGTCATGTCACACGCCCTGGGCTCGCAGCCGTCCCTCAGTTCAACCGGTGCCGGACTATTGCTCAGCGTCCTTGCCCATGCGGGCGGTTGGGTGATCCCCGTGGGCGGTTCCATGTCCATCGCCAAAGCAATGGCTGATGACCTCACAGCGCATGGCGGCACCATCCAGGTTGGTGAGCGCGTGAACTCCCTGGACCAGGTACGGCCCGCAAAAGCCATCCTCTTGGATGTGGCCCCGCCAACTTTGGCGCGCCTGGGTGGTTCCGAGGTCCCGGACCGCTACCGCAAGGCGCTCGAAGCATTCCGCTTTGGGAATGCAGCGTGCAAAGTGGACTTCATCCTGTCCGGACCCGTTCCGTGGCGTGACCCGGGATTGGCCAAGGCCGGTACCGTCCACGTGGGCGGTTCCAGGTTGGCGATGGCAGAGTCAGAGAACCTCGTGGACATGGGCAAGCATCCAAGGGAGCCATATGTTTTGGTGTCGCAGCCATCCGTTGTAGACCCGTCACGGGCTCCCGAGGGCCGCCATGTGCTGTGGACCTACTGTCATGTGCCCGCCAATTCCAGTGTGGACATGGCTGAAGCTGTTATGGCCCGGATTGAGCGCTACGCGCCCGGTTTCCGTGATCTGGTGGTGGCTTCAAAGACCACGACGGCGGCGGAACTGTCCGCGTACAACGAGAATTATGTGGGTGGAGACTTCAGTGCAGGCCTGCTGGATCTACGAGGTCTGGTGCAACGGCCCGTAGTGTCCAACGTGCCTTGGCGAACGCCCATGCCCGGTGTGTATCTGTGTTCCTCTTCAACGCCGCCGGGGCCCGGGGTAACGGGTATGCCCGGGTACCACGCAGCAAGATATGCCTTGAAAGACATATTCAAGATGCGGGTACCCGGGCTGGGGGTAGGACTGTAG
- a CDS encoding histidine phosphatase family protein codes for MNAAISPRPQLWILRHGETEWSKSGQYTGLTDLPLTVEGEQQAVEARKVLENIDFDLVLTSPLRRARRTAELAGYPEAVHEPLAVEWNYGDYEGISSDLIRKDNPDYLIWTDGVPNGETLDEVAARADKIIGRVLESGMDNVLIVAHGHFSRILTARWLEMDAREGRHFILGTAKVCTLGWDKRTPAIVRWGL; via the coding sequence ATGAACGCTGCCATTTCACCGCGTCCGCAACTCTGGATCCTTCGCCATGGCGAAACTGAATGGTCCAAGAGCGGCCAGTACACCGGACTGACGGATCTTCCCCTCACTGTCGAGGGCGAGCAGCAGGCCGTTGAAGCCCGCAAGGTCCTGGAAAACATCGACTTTGACCTTGTGTTGACCTCGCCGCTCCGCCGGGCACGGCGAACAGCCGAGCTCGCAGGCTACCCGGAGGCTGTCCATGAGCCGCTGGCCGTGGAATGGAACTATGGCGACTACGAAGGCATCAGCTCGGACCTGATCCGCAAGGACAACCCGGACTACCTCATCTGGACTGATGGCGTTCCCAATGGGGAAACCCTGGACGAAGTAGCTGCCCGGGCGGACAAGATTATTGGACGGGTCCTGGAATCCGGAATGGACAACGTCCTGATTGTGGCGCACGGTCACTTCTCCAGAATCCTTACCGCCCGCTGGCTTGAAATGGACGCCCGCGAAGGCCGGCACTTCATTCTGGGAACGGCAAAGGTGTGCACGCTCGGCTGGGATAAGAGGACGCCCGCAATTGTGCGGTGGGGACTCTAA